In one window of Drosophila innubila isolate TH190305 chromosome 2L unlocalized genomic scaffold, UK_Dinn_1.0 4_B_2L, whole genome shotgun sequence DNA:
- the LOC117780961 gene encoding protein rolling stone — MTQSTELRQEPLKLREELQIRSIGLHHHAPEDFFRSQWQTELQSCRFLIYRWSLAAFFGTGVISYLILFFKGGTVFIYLTNWNFILCGVTSISGAIFVSIHHRDSDKMVTRRCLVKCYWACYWINLILSHIVSIVYWFCLYRDEPKRKLIYHIYNIWIHAMPLLLFTVDHMLVAHPSRLMHFLYPLLLAMGYAGFSYVYYLLGGLDPFGRTFIYKILDYEKPSQALKNIGWISVLLVCCSALQYGVYRLRVFIARKLGKLQ; from the exons ATGACCCAATCAACTGAGCTACGACAGGAGCCTTTAAAGCTGCGGGAAGAGTTACAAATACGGAGTATTGGACTACATCATCATGCACCCGAAGATTTCTTCAGATCTCAA TGGCAAACGGAGCTTCAATCATGCAGATTTCTTATATATCGCTGGAGTTTGGCTGCCTTCTTCGGGACAGGTGTAATCtcttatttgatattatttttcaaaggaGGAACggtttttatatacttaacaAATTGGAATTTCATATTATGCGGCGTAACCAGCATAAGTGGGGCCATTTTTGTTTCGATACATCATAGAGATTCAGATAAAATGG TAACCCGTCGCTGTCTAGTAAAGTGTTACTGGGCCTGTTATTGGATCAATTTAATACTTTCGCACATCGTATCCATTGTCTACTGGTTCTGCCTTTATCGCGACGAGCCAAAACGAAAACtaatttatcatatttacaatatttggaTTCATGCAATGCCTCTGCTGCTCTTCACCGTGGATCACATGTTAGTTGCCCATCCGTCACGTCTGATGCACTTTCTGTATCCTTTGCTTTTAGCAATGGGCTACGCCGGATTTTCCTATGTTTACTACTTACTCGGTGGCTTGGATCC ATTCGGACGAacctttatatataaaatattggaTTATGAAAAGCCCAGTCAGGCTTTAAAGAATATTGGATGGATTTCAGTTCTTTTAGTTTGCTGTTCTGCACTTCAGTACGGTGTCTATCGCCTTAGAGTTTTTATAGCTCGCAAATTGGGCAAACTGCAGtag